The stretch of DNA ATCAAAAGCTCTTTTAAAGTCAATAAAAGAAGCATAAAATGTACTTCCCTTACAATTAGTATATTTATCAATTAAGCATTTGAGGATAAACATGTGATCTGTTGTCCTTGATTTATTTCTGAAGCCAGCTTGGCTATCAGTCAAAATATTTCTCTCATCTAAATGGTTAGAAAGTCTTGTATTTAACACAACATTAAATAACTTTCCAATACAAGAAATTATAGCTATACCTCCGTAATTTTCAGGGTTATTTATATCTCATGATTTATGTATAGGTATACAGTATCCTTCACACCGTAGCTTTGGATAAGTACTATGAGTAAATATATATGTGTCTGTCTGTTGCTGTACTGCTTCCTAATTTACCACAAGTTTCCAAAAAAGacagtttacattaaaaaaaataatggttatTTTCTGGGTAAATGATGTTTCCATTAAattctaaattaaaaagtttattaaTGCAGCCTATAAGGGCTGTTTGTCTAGCTTTAAGCATGTCATTTGGTATCAGGTCCAGACCACATGCCTTTCCAGGTTTTAAATTggtaatttctttaaatatttcctGATTAGTCACTTTATAGTCTAATACATTTGACATGTtctctttttttctaaatcaacaaGCATGTTTTTAAtagatttatttttgatttattagtATCCGATAGAGAATTTAAATATTGGAAGTATTTTGTCCATGTGGTGTTATTTATAGAGATTTCTGGGACATCCCTAGCTTCTTCTGTTTCCCCCTTTAATTTATTTACAAGGTTCCATTATTCCTTTGGATTCTTAGTTAGCAGCTGATTATCAAGTTGTTTAACAATTTTTGATTTAAACTCccttcttgtattttttttttaactttttgagttCTCTATAATGTTTAAAATAGTTATTtctaatattaatattatattaatTCTCTCTTTTTATTGTAAGGATCTTGATCATACCATGTTTTCTTAttaatagttttctttttatatttataagatttGAATTTGAGTGACATTTTTGCTGCTTTAATAATAATATTCTGCAGGTCAGTAGCACagagcagaggcggatttagccccccccccctcccccccaccttttgggaaaaaaattggttgcttatatagggaaacattgaagcgtgactggagcgggcccctcttaggtcagtcagtgggcccccacttatgaaaatttttggatccgccactgcagagTTTAGTATGTTTGATATATCTTGATAATTGTTAGTTTAGAAAAGCATTAATATCAAGTTTACATGATGGGTAACATAGAGCATCCTGTATATTCTATTCATAATTTGAGTCAATGTTAACCTAACCATGTGTCTGTCAGGGTAAGGATTCGGTCCAAGTACTTTTTATcttcaatcctttatgggttgatGTAATACAGATACATATAATCGCTTAATAAAAAAGCAATGAACGAGGATGTTAAATTTTATAatacctttttgtgcttctttgttacacatttgtttgtttttatagtgattaagattataacacaatgtttaaaTGTTGTACCAATATGTTTGACATATTCACCTataatgtcagtttgttttgttcacccatcgttgtcaatataatgacaccattttctacataagaaaacgcctgtaccaagtcaggaatatgacagatgttatcaattcgtgtgatgtgtttaaattggcttttgatattgccatttgattagggactttcctgtttgaatttccttcggaattcagtatttttgttatttcacttctTATGATACAGTTAACACTCTCCtctaaaaaaaagaactaaaatcGACCCGTTAACTGCTCTTGTCTTCATTCATCATCTAATTGTACATTTTCACAAAAGTACTGTGATATTCCAAATTGATGCTCAAGTCGTAATGGAAAAAGAAATGGTAATGATTTATATACTAGGCCTTGTATTCTAAGTTATGttattgccaattttttttaataaattaaattcaGTTACTGCTTTCTGATATTGAAAACGATAAATCATTTCAGCAAAATGTAAGATATTTCTTTTTTAGTGGTATATTATGTTTGATGACAACAATTACGTCAAATACACAGAAAGTAGTGAAGATGAAATGTCGGGTAATCTTGAAATGGTTCTCCAGAAAACTCCAGATTTTGCTAATCCGCCAAGGACAATGACTAACGACCAATTTCTAACAAAGTGGGTacaataaattgttataattgcTAACTTACAGATAATTACACTCAAATATGTATTGTGTGCTTAAATATGTGTCCGCTTATATTACCATATGAATATAGTGATATTGCCATATTCAACAGCGTAACACGAGGaataaatcttataaaaaaaagatgtggtgattgccaatgagataactattcacaagagacGAAATGACACAGATACTAATAACTATAATAGatcatcgtacagccttcaaccacgagtaaaacccataccgcatattcagctataaaagaccccgaaatgacaaatatataacaatttaaacgagaaaaactaacgacaggttgatacaaatagaaatacatctaacaaaaaatgttgacgtggccgggtacttgtacattccaacaacaaaaaaacactgaTTACAGATATGAAagtactcgtagttactgaaagctagttcaaaacaACTAACAACCAGTGAAaacaatcatgcatctaagactaaattatcaatcggTGCACTGCGAGCATccaatggattaagtgtaaagaAGTCATATACAGTCAGAGAAAAAAATGACCCTGTACAATTTCAAGAAACAGATATCACCATAATGTAGATCCATCaatgtgcatatgtatataaaaaaatatttattttatttcatctcCACATGTTTTAACTTTGTATAGAATTGTTATGGTGAATAAAATATGAGAGataaacatttatacatacaCCATTATATCAAGAGATCTATATTCGAgacaaaacttttaaaagttaaatgtaaCAATCAGCTTCCCGAATATATGGCCGATGGATTAAATTCATTCAGTCATGATAGTATCTGACCTCCTTTGTCGAGTTACTTAGATAGTTCCCATGTATAAACTTGcatatttattcaattttcaaatgTACCATAACAAATtactcttttttattttatttttttccagtcaaaacaaatatgaataccTTACCCTGAATCAAGACAGTAGCAATATATATTATGGGATATATTTTGACCAATCTGATCCAGCAAACTGTCCACAGTTTGTGTGGAGCCAAGCAGGTTCACcatacacaggtaacttttatgaAACTGTAACAAACTGCAAAAAAAACActattcatttgattttttctgtTGTCTACCTTACTAAAACTTAGAATATACCATGTTTCCTTCTTTTTCCATTTTAGTATTGAAAAAGGAAAAGGTTTACTAGTTCAGTTATTAAGAATAAAAATGTGatcgtcattggttgaatttctattgtttatcatgtttaaaacCAATCAAAACGGTTTtatgtacacttttgaaaatattacccagaaatCATTaaattctgaaacggcgaattcgGGAGCAATATTGATTTTTCATTTGTTAGCCAGTTTGATCGTCTGTCTTTCaacattttttgtgatttttaggTTTGTTAGAAATTTGAGTTGTAACAACATGGATTTTAGACGGTGTGCGTTTAAAAATAACAACTTTTGGACCAATTATGTTGCTTTTAATCGTCTTAATGAATTATTGTTAACCTTTTGAGATTTCATCGAGTTAACATTTTAATGTAGGACTTTGTAAATACAGCCGGTTCACAATTTTTGGGAGGTATatgatattcatagatattttgttatgTTTACCTACTGGTTCCCGGCTCTCTATGGTTCATCTCGTAAGAGACATCGTTTGGGAATATTGCCGGTCAGTGTCTGCAGCTGAATGTTGTTtaatttttagagaaaaaaaatattgggtATAGACTGTGCTATTAGTCTATTCAAGGACCTTATTTCCCATTTATCAATTTCAGTTCAGTGAAAcaaatttgtctttattaatttcCTCTCTTTGACCCCCAAAAAATGCAGCAGGATTACTCAGTTTACTGTAGTAACTTATTAAACGATTACTTTTACCAGGAGCAAATATAATATCTGTAACATATGATGAAGGGTCAGCAGGAACGTGAACTTTCAGTGTTTCTATATTTCAGATACTTTCGAGTTTCTTCTTAGTTAGTTTCTTCTTTGTGATTTTTGTTATCCATATTCATTagtattcattattttttgtatatgttattCTATCCCTCTGATTAATCTAATAGAGATTAcagttgaaattttgtatttcctTATTTTGGAGcagattttatttcaaatctttttttttcagttttcttcgTGATTTTGAACACATATTGAGTATCATATCCCTCCTTTGAAAAGAACATTACTGTTTTGAGTATCTAAACTTGTTTATTTGAAGATGTAATTTGAAtgttctgtatacatgtattaagacACATTTGTCTTTGGCTGTAACTCAAGCAACATTTCATAGATATTCCTTCATGTATACATGAATATTGCTGATTGCTCATTGTTTGTTTGAGCAATTTTGAGACGTAATAATGACATAGCAAAAGAATGGTACTCTTATTCCACCACGAACATTTAAGAGTGCGATCAATGAGGTTACGATAACAGTTTAGAATACAAGCCTTTAAGGATAGCAAGTGTTCAtacgatcatttttttttttaaatagtatttaCCCgtcgtttatttcacatgtttcatcacATATGTGGGCTTAAATAAAAGTTAATTATACTGAAATTATGAAGTCCTTTAAAAATATTGCATATGTACTCGATTATTAGGAGGACAATTCTTGATAACAGATTGGTTGATACCTTTTCCACCTTCAAtccttttttgtgatatacatggAATCGATAactaatttcattatttttgtatatacTAGATGAACAAAGTCAACTTGTATCCAATACTTTTACGCTTTCTACTTCATAAAGTATTTCATTTCAACAAggaaattattttgatattactaatatgcaatatttttagaaaatgtgTTAAACGAAGAAATTAATATCATTTCTTTTAATATCTACGAATTAATTGTTTGTCATTCTCATCTCTTTTTGTGTATGTTCATTTATTTTGTTCTGTTTGATAAATAGCAAATAGTGATTGTGTAAATGCAATGCTTTCGTTTCATGGTAACGATGCTTtaagttctttattttaaataagGTAGTCGATTGGCTTCTTCTTGTGTCAAAAACTCACTTTCTGTGTCAACTGATAGTTTACTTTTCTCGTATTCCAATTTATATTGTTTCTATTAAATTGACATTAAAACAAGGAGCGAAAAGTTACTACTTCTGGTCTTAAAAAAATGCACCTTTGGTGTCATATGATATCATATAGTTCACTGGTTTGATGAAATATGGTTTATATATACTTTTGCTCATGTCAaggaaataattttacaattctGGGTTTATATGTACCCTGATATGAAAAAAGTGGAAAAATGCTTctttcaaattttacaatatcacTATCTGTTGACTTTTGAACATTGTTGCTTATCGTGCACATATGAAgttaaaggtcaaaggtcaatgaCATCAAATATTTAGTATGTTTGAATAAGATATTATATCAAACTACTGTATCGACATTTTAACTGTTTCTtgagaaaaataaagactgagcaacacgaacaccaccaaaactgggggtgatctcaggttctccggaagggtaagaagatcctgctccacatgtggcacccgtcttgttgctcatattattaaaGGCAAAGCTTTTCGAAATTACACAATACGAGACTTCATTTATGGAAATCGGGAAGATTCATGTCAACCATACCTTTTCAAGGACTAAACATCGTTAATTATATGTCTTGATAAAATTATAGGACAGAAAACATGGAGCAGATGTTGGTGTTAACTGTATATAAGATTTATTacaatgttgacaatattgtgtttacattgtgCACTGAACATGAATGTTTTATTGATATcatgaattattttgataaaaacaacataataaaTTCCAAAGTTTCATGCCACTCTTATAAATCGAAATCAACGAATgaaacatttgtataattttacaaattgtgtacTCGgtgattatttatatttcagaaagTTAAGACACATCAATTATCATACCAACATGCTAACGAGTTAATAATATGAAATTGAGTGTGACACAATTTGATTTGTCACCCAAATGTTTGaatgtacgttttttttttacagcaaacGCAGACCCATTGACATTCAGTAATATTGAAACACGTGATCAGTTTTATGTCATTTTGAATATGTATGGTAGGTATCATTTTCAATGAGAACCTTTGATAAAAAGGGCAAAATTTATGATGGTCTATACTGATAAAAGTTGGGAACGTGTCGATATTAactaaaaaatattacaattgatACAATAGCTCgatcattaaaataaataaagtgttCAACATCTTTTTTCAGTTGAACTGTTTTTTCCTTAACAAGTACCtttattcatatgaaaatatCTTACCAAACTGATGTTACTTATATGTATTTAGGAAAAGCTGGAGCCCGCCTACAAATGCAGGATTTGTCTGCTCTGTTTAAGACCAATTGGAGACATTGGGCTGCTTTGGGCATTTGGTGTTGTCGTCTCCTTGATACATCACCCgtttccattttcaattctatTACTTGCATATGATATTGTGTAATACACGTATttgagcaacaaaaaaaaaacatttatataaatcaTATTCTTATTTAAATCAATTGTACATTCAAATCATCACTTAGAATGAAAAAAGTGCATTGTCGTGATTTAatgtatagatataagaaaatttgACATTTATGTGGATGAATAAACAAAAGTAccatgccactgctggtggagccAAGAAggcagcacttctgtgctgacataaataatcattgatatggtcatatttataaataaactgtttacaaacttttgaatttttgaaatgctaaggcttttctgcctcagaaatagattacctgagctgtatttggcaaaactttttaggaattttggtcctcaatgctcttcaactttgtactttcttggccttttttactttttttgattcgaacgtcactgatgagtcttttgtagaggaaacgcgcttctggcgttaatacaaaatttaatcctggtatctatgatgagtttatttgatactttatgatcaaaataaaaaaaataaaaaaattttaaaaggcaTTTCTGATGGAGAAAATATTTCTACCTTCTACAATGGATATCGTCTATAAATTTAGGATaacaaatgtttgttttgttgCTTGAATACATAGATAATTAATGCATATCGCTCGAGTGATCTGCAAGTCATGTACATTTCTAACTttcatatgttttcttttttttttgtagatcgcTGTCAATTTGAAGCAACAAGCCAAATTGAAAATTCAGGACCATGCCCAGGTAAGATAGACTAAATTTTTGTGGTGATGCCAACTTTATCATGATTTTAAGCGCTTCTTTAATTTATGTTACTTGGGAAGATGAGCAAGCAAACCTGCAAGTCAATTACACTTTTACAAAACGAGCCCTTTTATCTTCAATGtttattgattatatatatatatatatggtaaacACGTATAACTTCAATAGTTTTGATGTTGAATGAAGGCATAATAAAGATTAAGTGCGTCGAACATGTAGGTCTGAAATAAACTTTAATCGACCAGCTCAAGACTAAAAGTTAGAAAGGCAGAAAGGCGagataattaaacaaaattaagtGCGTGACAACCAAAAATATAAGGAATAAAATCCTCATAATCGTCTACGGTCAGATTTGCTTGATGGAGGTGCAACCTGTAGCAGAGTTGCATTACAGTCTACGATTTTTACATGTGAATATGAATGTGATTGCATCGAAGCGTTAACTAAAAATTCACCAAAAATACCAAGCTTATAATCGTTTATAAGAGACCCGCGTTTCGTCTtaataagactcatcaatgacactCTTAAAATGTTATTATATGCACTTCTTATGATTTACACGTTCTCCCCGCTAAAACCTTCAACCTGTTTGTTTACTCCTATACTTATTAGGAATATAAAATAATCTTTTTCTTATCCGCATATTTATTGTTTAGTTCCAACCATTCCGATTGTAAGCACGTCTATGACATATGTGACCACACAGTCAGGAGCCAATCTTAATCTTGATTGTTCGTTTGACTCAATGGTCGATGTTAGTGGAGTGAAATGGGCATTTACTGACAGAAATAATGTATACAGAGAGGTTAATGAAACAACAAACGCATCTAAATACGGTGGATCGACTATTAGCACACCATCTCTTACAGTAAAAAGCTTTTCACAGTCTGATGAAGGCTTATACAGCTGTATCGTGGAGAATTTCATGGGACCTGGAACAAGCCATGCAATAAATGCCAGCGTAGCACCTTGTAAGATTTTCATAAGTATTACAGTCTAATCATAATGTGAtaagtttttttaatgttgtttgttacatatattatccgtaaactttaataaataatAGTTTTCTGTACAATCcgttgtgggttttttttctctaaaattgCCTGCTAAACGGTATTCGTATTTtacatatttcattattttaaaattaaaggttGTTGGATGTAGAACGAAATCAAGGTTGTGCAAGCCTGATACTGTTAGCATCAAATGCTCATAACatctaaataaatgtttatagATTTAGAGGTGTTCTGTAAACCACGTTACTACTTATTCAAATGATAGTTTTTAAACCAAATGTTTGAATAGCTTAGTGATTAAATGCTGGTTTTATAGTGGTGCTATACAACTATAGTCTTCTATTAAATCCAAGCTTTTTCGTTTAATATTTATGTAAGGAATGTATACGAAAATACATTGTTATTGATTTTATCGAACATTATAATGCTTTTTTCTTCTTCGTTTATTTTTAGATGTTGAACCAATGTGCCCATGTAATTGTGATTATAAAGATAAACTGGATTATTGGGCAGCTCAGAATCAAACCAACCACACTATGGAGGAATGGCGGGAGATTTTAGCACCAGTTCTTGAAAAACTCGAAAAGGAACTTAAAGTTGATACAAGTAATTTATCATCTACAGTCAATAAAAGGATAAGCGCAAAAGATTCCAGACCATCTTCACAGAAATTGGGAATGTTAGGGATTGTTTGTTTAAGTTTGATCGTTGGTGGCATTATTCTTGTTGATATCACATCGCTCCCACGACATTGTCAAACCGCTAAGAGCATTTGCACAGGTGGAAGTTAAGATTTGACACTAACCGATATAttttaaagcaaataaaaaaaggGTTTCGAGTGTAAAGGTCATAATGAGACCATTTACCAACATAATACAATGTCAATGACATCTTCTGGTCAACATACTGTTTTCGCTGatatctaaattttattttattatgaaaatcaAAGTATTTAGTCCTACCATCGCTGCATGTCCGTAAGAAAATAATATTGCTTTTTTACAGTTCATTTCAGATAATTTATTATAGAGAGCTAAATCTTAGACATAAACTGGTTACAAAATGGGTTGTAAATAAGTCCTTGCAACTGTTCctttacaatttaaaatatttaacttcatttttattctttagaagaaaacaacatttaccatgttttttttttttcgattagaAAACCAGTCCATTGGTGAACAGAGCATGTTGGCCTGAATATGTCTTTTAGTTTTTGTGTAGTTTTTCTCATTTACGTTCgcattaaacaaatattaaaatggaCTATAGCTATTCAATGCATAACTTAGCTGCACAcattaaattgtcaatttgttgcTAAAAACAACATAACCGAACAATATACCTCAACAACCCAACCCTGCCCTCGCATCcacaaaaagaattaaaaaatccTAGACCAGTATTATCTTAATTGTTTGTGGTTATGAAtgcttttgtatattttttatatattataagtttgtcatctttttaatgttttatataattgGTAATCTGATTAAGGTTTGTCTGTGGAGTTTCTTCACTGATTTTTCACTTCGAATAAATGTTTGAATTTGACAATGCtttggtttgttttattttttggcgTCACGCACTTAAGCatgaacatgtttaatttttatttatttcttggcaTAACATTTGGTAAAAATGGAAACATCTAATCATGGTCATCATACAGGATTTACATACAAAATTAGTATATTTCCTGACAAAACCATATTCCTCAATTATATATAACGTTTcacataatgaaaataaaaacaacgtGTTATATAATATAACAGTAAGAACTTCAAATGAATACACAAACAAAATGAAATCGAAGTGTATGCTACAACACTTTAAAATAAGAACTCTTAACAATATTCTCCTAAAAACAATAAAACTGACATTAAATCAATTATATTCGGCCAAGGTGCTTTCTAGATTCACATTCATTAGGAATGCTAAAAACAAATATTAGAAATTCAACCATggagacaaaaataaataaaataataagcgATGAGCTAGTTTACCAGTAGTGACTCTATGAATATAAGGGCAGATCATATAAGTTAAACTTTATCCCTGTAGATTATCACATATAAAATGTTGCATAATTGTTTAGTAAAAAGTTCTAAACTGTTCATTTGTTTTGAATGATCGATAAAATGGGGACTTATTGTCCTTTCATGTCGACATATTTTCGTTCTCATATGATGCATAATTCGTACAAAACCTTCTCAAAGAAAACGTGAAAACACAATTATGCTGAATTATTTAGTTACACTTTTAGTCTTGTCACTC from Mytilus galloprovincialis chromosome 2, xbMytGall1.hap1.1, whole genome shotgun sequence encodes:
- the LOC143062383 gene encoding uncharacterized protein LOC143062383 isoform X2, with product MNTSFKIVLLFYTFNDNVSSLFWKEIFKAKNQTGMKVFDFWRMKNLHCGFHDTNNLYRHDYIDRINKTCIKEWYIMFDDNNYVKYTESSEDEMSGNLEMVLQKTPDFANPPRTMTNDQFLTNQNKYEYLTLNQDSSNIYYGIYFDQSDPANCPQFVWSQAGSPYTANADPLTFSNIETRDQFYVILNMYDRCQFEATSQIENSGPCPVPTIPIVSTSMTYVTTQSGANLNLDCSFDSMVDVSGVKWAFTDRNNVYREVNETTNASKYGGSTISTPSLTVKSFSQSDEGLYSCIVENFMGPGTSHAINASVAPYVEPMCPCNCDYKDKLDYWAAQNQTNHTMEEWREILAPVLEKLEKELKVDTSNLSSTVNKRISAKDSRPSSQKLGMLGIVCLSLIVGGIILVDITSLPRHCQTAKSICTGGS
- the LOC143062383 gene encoding uncharacterized protein LOC143062383 isoform X1, producing MYHPIIVCFVVISICELKVSSLFWKEIFKAKNQTGMKVFDFWRMKNLHCGFHDTNNLYRHDYIDRINKTCIKEWYIMFDDNNYVKYTESSEDEMSGNLEMVLQKTPDFANPPRTMTNDQFLTNQNKYEYLTLNQDSSNIYYGIYFDQSDPANCPQFVWSQAGSPYTANADPLTFSNIETRDQFYVILNMYDRCQFEATSQIENSGPCPVPTIPIVSTSMTYVTTQSGANLNLDCSFDSMVDVSGVKWAFTDRNNVYREVNETTNASKYGGSTISTPSLTVKSFSQSDEGLYSCIVENFMGPGTSHAINASVAPYVEPMCPCNCDYKDKLDYWAAQNQTNHTMEEWREILAPVLEKLEKELKVDTSNLSSTVNKRISAKDSRPSSQKLGMLGIVCLSLIVGGIILVDITSLPRHCQTAKSICTGGS